The stretch of DNA GGGTCAGATCTGTGAGTTTGAGGGGTTGATGGAGTAGATCAAGGGGGGTGGTGGTGGGAGGGAGAGAAGGGGCGACGAACTGCCCCCTGTTCGTCGAACCAGACGCCAGAGAAGATGAGATTGGGATGGGTGGGCTGGCCCCGCGGCGTTATCCACTTACCGGGGCCAGACGCCACGGCCtttggcgtctggcccctttgtcacgtcagcaggtcaacgggcacgcGGGCAGTGCggaccaggggccagacgccagggtaccAGTCTGCTTCGTAACCCAGACGCCATGGACCTTGGCGTCACCGAAAAAGGTCAGAAACGAAATTTTTTTTAGAACGAGATCAAATCGGGATTTTCTTTGCACAATGggtcagaacagtaattttgtcctTTATGCCGGATGAGTCGAGTGTGCGTAGAGTCCCAAGAACCGTGAAACCTCTCCTCGAGGCGCAGAAGGGCAGAAGACCAGCAGTCACGGATGGTCTTCCCTCCGCTGCCAATTCGAGCTTCGCTTTAAACCCTTCCCTCACTAACAGGCGGGCCCCGCATCCACCCACCGGTGGAGTGGAACCCCATCCCTCCCGTTGTGGGGACTCGTATTTTGCGCTTCGGGGCAAACTGCTGGAGCAGTGCAGTCCGCAGCCGCAGCAGCAAATACGAGGCGTCGCGCTCTTAATACCAGCCAAAAgaataaaaggaaaaaaaatcgaGCTCTTCACTTTTTCACCCTGATCATCCTGGCTTTGGCAGAAAGGCGCATTTTACTGGCGAGGCCTAGGAGAGCGCGATAGTTGCCAGAGACCCCCTGATGCTTTCTTGATTTGGCGGGGGACTCAGCTGGCCCGGAGCCGGAGGTGAGGGTTTTTGATTTGTTCGTTTGGGCGTTTCATTCATGGGGTGGGTCAATCGTGGGGGTTTCTTTGATCCTCGAGTTCCTGGAGCCAAAACAAGGACTAGTAGTACTAGTTCTCCTGGTCCTGGGAGAGATTTCTTGTGGATTTTCGGTCTAGTGTTGGGTTTTTTATTGGATGTGTTCGAGGAGCAGGGCAAGTAATCAGAAACCGCACCCTTCACATTCTCATCTGCTCCGTCTCTGTTTCTGTCTCGCACCCAGAGTGGCGCGGCGCGGCGCTCCGTCCGGCAAATGCCCCAGTCCTTAACAGGTGAGGCCTCCACCTATTTCTTCCGACCTGGAAGAGCAGCCCTTCTTTTTCGCGGCGAGGGCGTGGGGTTCGCCTTCGCcgccggcagagagagagagagagagagagagagagttctgcTCCATGAATCCAATCGTCGGGTGGGGGAAGGGCACATCGGTCATTTTAAATCTGTGTTTAGAGAGGGGGATTAATCTCTCTAAGTCAAATGTCAAACATTTTCAAACGGGCACAAGGGGCAATTGCAAAGTACTTTAGTCCTTTTGTTTtgttagtttttttttttgcaaagtaCTAGTACTTCTGGTAGTATCGGAAAAAAAGTACACTTTTTTTGTTTCTTTGAGGTTCAAGAGATGATTAAGTGGCTTTTTGTGCTGTCAATTGTTTGGGCAGGAGAAGGGAGAGGATGAGTAGTGGCGAGCTGGCGCACCAGAACCGGCCCAGGAGCCGTGACACGGAGATGgaatgcgaggaggaggaggatgagacaTGCAAAATGctcagcgaggaggaggaggaggaggtggagatgtGGGACAAGAAGGTGCAGAACCGGAAGGCATTCACTGGAAGCCTGGAGAAGGGGAGGAGAATGGAAGAGCCCATCGAACTGAGCGACGACGCCGATGACAATGAGACGATAATGGAAATGTCGAAGAAGGCGGGCAAAcacaaggagaagaggaggaggcacAATGACGATGGTGaccataagaagaagaagaaatctgtgAGCAGCCATGGTGGTGACAAGAACACACATAGTGCCGATCGTGACAAGGATAAGAGGAGGGACATGCTGCTCTCGCCCAACAAGAACAAGGACCCTTTCCATTCCAAGGAGAAGAGCAGGACAATGCCGAGCAGCCACGGCGGTGATGGGAAGATGCATCCTGGTGATCACCACAATGATAACAAAAGCAGTACGATGTGGAGGTCTGAGTATGACAAGTACAAGGGGATTCCAAAAAAGGAAATGAAGAAGGATAAGAAACCGTGGCCCGTGCATAACGGTGGCAGcagggaggaggagaagaagaagacagtGCTCGTTCTATCCAAGGAGGGCAAAATGCCTGTGCTAGACAACAGCAGCAACAAGGGAAACAAGTGGAAGAAGACGCCAATGTTGTATGATAAGGTGAAGAAGCCGCGGACCAGTGACAAGGATGACAAGGCAGGCAGTTATGACAGAAAGAAGACAACACCGGGCTATAACGCAGGGCACAAGGTGCAAAGCGGTCACGGAGAGAAGAAAAAAGTAAAATTTGCATTCTTCAAGGTTGCAGGCGAACATTTCGAGGAATTCCTGGTATGCATAATGTCATCAGTTTTGCTCTTCATGTGTTTTCATTATGCTATCATGACTTTGTGTTGAGGTGCATTTGCTCTTGCTCATATTAGTACGACCTTTTTTACCCTCTTTTATATCCCTTCACTTCTTTGTGTGTACCGTGATGACGGTGTTTAATCGGTGTGCACGCTGATGTGCAGTTGATACCACCAAAGCCGGCAGGGGCATCCAAAATGGTGGGCTTGACTAATCAGCTTGTATGTCTTGAAGACTCAGAGGGGAAGTCTTCAATGGTCAGGCTATCAGTGGTAGATGGTTCCCTAGCTTTTTATCAGGGGTGGAGCAATTTTGTTTCAGACCATTCCATTAAGTGGGCTGAAATCATCCTGTTTGAGTACACTGGCTGCTCAAAGTTTTCTGTGCGGGTCTTTGGTGCGGATTCTTGGGAGAGAGTATCTTTCACTGTTGAAACGCGAGGTGAAGAGAAGAAACAGAAAGAGAGTTATGCACCTGATGATTTGGCCCCATGTCGGTGCTCTAGAGACATAAATGGTCATCACTATGTTTCTGGTGAATATACTAGGAGCAACAGGCCTAAAACAAAGTCTGATGGATATACGGATAACGCTGAGGTTTCTCCTGGTAATTTAGTTGCTAAATCTGCGAATGCAGTTCCAGGGACACGTCGTATGTCTGCCAATTCAATAGAAGATCCTAACGGAGTAGTAGGCGGGATCGTAGGTGGATCCTCAATGGCTCCAGATAACAAGGATGGACATTTGGCGAATGGGAAGCACACAGGAAATGCTATTTTTCCATCATATATAAAAGCTACTACAAGGAGCCCTGAAACAGTTGTAATTGCCGACGAAGCTCCTTTAGCACAAGAAAATAAGGACACAGTGGCTCTTGATAACAAGGAAGCAAATCTGACCATTGGAGAGTGCAAAACGAAGTGCAATGCTTCAATAACTTGCAACAATGAAAAAGCAACTAGGCTTGATTTAGTCCCAGTTACTATTGATGCAGCTCCATTGTCACAAGAAAATGGTGATGCAGTCGAGCTAATGACATTTGCTGGTCACATAGAAGATGCAGTCATGATGAAGGAATCTACTTCGGCAAAATGTGCAGAAATACACGGTTCAGACGAAGATTTAAGGAGGAAACAAGAAGGAAATACAGTTCGATTAGAATGCACTGCTGCTGCGGACAAATTTCCTAGCAATAACAAGATGGACACCAATGGAAATGCTTGCAGCAaatatgaatatccaggaggttccCAGTGCTTGGGGAAATGGAAGGAGGCTACTGTGAGTGGTCGAGAGTCTCTTGATGGCACTGAACTGATTAGACCTGAAAAAAGACTGAAAACTGAGGAGAAATTGGTTGGTGCAATGGGAGTAAACCCTGTTGAACGCGGGTATGATGGCACTCACTCCTGTGTGCCTAGCCAAATATCAGAGTCTGGGCTTACTAGGACGAAGATTGAACATTCTGTCAATGGAAAAGGTGAAAGGATGCCTTACCATAATTTTCTAGGGCTGCTGCAACTACTTATTACTTTCTTTAATAGGGAATTAAGTTCACATTTTATAGCATATATACATTTTTGTTTGTAGGCGCTACTGGTAAACCTGAAACAAAAATAGAGCAAGTGGGACCCGTGGAAAGCATTGGATGCAGACAGGAAAGGAACAATATTTCCATGAGTGCCAACCGTGCAGTTGCACATCAGACAGGTGAACTGATTCTATCTGGTTTTTCAGTGTAGAATCAGAGAGGTTTGCCAACTAGGCAAGGCATTTCTTATTTAACACTGAGATTTTCCCATGCAGAACATCATTTCTTCCGACAGG from Triticum dicoccoides isolate Atlit2015 ecotype Zavitan chromosome 6A, WEW_v2.0, whole genome shotgun sequence encodes:
- the LOC119315878 gene encoding B3 domain-containing protein Os02g0598200-like; amino-acid sequence: MGGLAPRRYPLTGARRHGLWRLAPLSRQQVNGHAGSADQGPDARFSWSWERFLVDFRSSVGFFIGCVRGAGQVIRNRTLHILICSVSVSVSHPEWRGAALRPANAPVLNRRRERMSSGELAHQNRPRSRDTEMECEEEEDETCKMLSEEEEEEVEMWDKKVQNRKAFTGSLEKGRRMEEPIELSDDADDNETIMEMSKKAGKHKEKRRRHNDDGDHKKKKKSVSSHGGDKNTHSADRDKDKRRDMLLSPNKNKDPFHSKEKSRTMPSSHGGDGKMHPGDHHNDNKSSTMWRSEYDKYKGIPKKEMKKDKKPWPVHNGGSREEEKKKTVLVLSKEGKMPVLDNSSNKGNKWKKTPMLYDKVKKPRTSDKDDKAGSYDRKKTTPGYNAGHKVQSGHGEKKKVKFAFFKVAGEHFEEFLLIPPKPAGASKMVGLTNQLVCLEDSEGKSSMVRLSVVDGSLAFYQGWSNFVSDHSIKWAEIILFEYTGCSKFSVRVFGADSWERVSFTVETRGEEKKQKESYAPDDLAPCRCSRDINGHHYVSGEYTRSNRPKTKSDGYTDNAEVSPGNLVAKSANAVPGTRRMSANSIEDPNGVVGGIVGGSSMAPDNKDGHLANGKHTGNAIFPSYIKATTRSPETVVIADEAPLAQENKDTVALDNKEANLTIGECKTKCNASITCNNEKATRLDLVPVTIDAAPLSQENGDAVELMTFAGHIEDAVMMKESTSAKCAEIHGSDEDLRRKQEGNTVRLECTAAADKFPSNNKMDTNGNACSKYEYPGGSQCLGKWKEATVSGRESLDGTELIRPEKRLKTEEKLVGAMGVNPVERGYDGTHSCVPSQISESGLTRTKIEHSVNGKGATGKPETKIEQVGPVESIGCRQERNNISMSANRAVAHQTEHHFFRQEDAKSSNPAPPVPLLPVKVEVSELDDHRPVLKASLQFVVPSTTQTRLELPDPLSNAVGRKGRLDRNIVMLKDPMKRLWPVFYHETSLFVGFTGGWKSFVAANKLEAGDLCVLLMDLDEDELVYDVEITRK